The following DNA comes from Spirulina major PCC 6313.
CGTAGTTCTAGCACATTGTCATTATCTAGCCCGACTTAACGATTGCTTCAATGCTGTTTAAGTTGGGCGATACCAAAACAACTAAACAGCAGTTCGTTGTTGATGTTTCCGCTTGAGCAATGTACCGAAGCCTACCGCTGCCGCTGTGCCTAGGATCGTCAGCGGTTCAGGTGCAGCCTGCCCTGTTCCGGTGCCACTCCCACCGTTGATGCCATAGTAAGCACTGTCAATACTTTGGTAGCGAACCCCAAAATTAGACATGTTGAACGAGGTGATTTCTTGGTTAAAGTCTAAGGTGATTTGGAAGGTTTCCATCGTGCCATTCCAGATGCCGCCGCCGCCACCACCATTACAGTTTTTGGTGGAGCCGCCATCATTGAAACAGACATCAATATCTACTCCACCATTGGCTTTAATATCTTTACCGATGACTGTGGTATCGAATGCCCCGGAAACATCAATGTCCGAAAAATCAGGATCAATTTGAAATCCAAAGACACTGACGCGATAACTTTCAAACAAATTAGAATCCGGCTCAGGAATATTAAAGGGGGAATAAGCTTTCAAGCCCACATAGCCTTCCACATCAAGGATGACCTGGCTTGTTCCGTTGCCACTGATGAATGACGAAACATGCATGCGGAAGGTTGAAGCGAGTCCTGAGAGGTCTTGCCCTTCGACATTGCCGCCGACATTGATATCAAGCCAGCGCCCCACATCCCCAAACCCTTCGGCATCTAATGGGTCATTGGCGTTTTTGAAAATGCTGATCGAACCATCTGGACTAACGGTGAAGGCTTCAGCGGTGGGAGCCGTGAGGCTAGCGATCGCACCACCGAGGATGCAGGCTGAACCCATTAGCGAGAAAGCCCGGTGACGATTGGGAAGTAGGCTTAAAAGGTGATTAATCATAGTGGCTGCTGCACTCAACAAAGAAGATAAAAGCGATTCACAACGACAGACACCATTCAAGATATCGGTTGTGAGGATGTTGGAAAGCAGAAATTAAGTCTTTAAAGAGTTAAAGCTAGATACTGCTTCAAACGGGGAATTGAGCGCTTGAAGCCTTGTCCTACACCCATCCAGAAACTTTCCACCCTTAATCTAGTTAAAGATACTGATATTGACAATAGTCTTCTGGTGTCTTTACCGTATCTTTACAGAATACCGAGGTCAACTATCTTTTTGTGAACCTCGCAAATATACGGAGGTGCGATCGCAGTGAACCGATGATGCAGCTTGATGCTGGAGGATTGACAGAGACGACCCCAGGGACGGCGATCGCGCCGAGGCTAAAAGGGTAAATTTTGCAAGGGAGGACGATTGAAGGAATTGGGCGGCCGAGCGGCGGGATTTCCCACCACATAGTTCAAGGGCACTAGGCCAAGACTGCCTTGGGCCTGACAGAGAGAGGCCGCAATCTCACCCCGACTCGCCACCTGTTGGGGCTGAAATTGACGCACAGACGGGAAGGAAACGACCAGATTATCCTCAATGGCAGCCGCCACCATCTCACGGGCATAGGGGGGGATTTGGTCGGCATCGTTCAAGGCACGCCCCAGAATGGTTTCAGGTCTTTGGGAGGGAAAATAGGCATTGAGGCCAGAGGCGATCGCTAACACCAGATGGAGGCGGATCACATTCTCTTGGGGGGAAAATGTCCCCACGGGAAACCCAGAGAGAAAATTTGTTTCGTAGGTGTAGCGGATTGGCATGATCGCCCAGTTGGTATCGGTGACATCGGCGTAGGTGTTGTCCTGATAGGTGCGGATGAACGGGGATGCTGGAAAGGCACGGGCGAGGATCGTGGCAAATTCGCTGCGGGTCATGGGCAGACTGGGGCGAAAA
Coding sequences within:
- a CDS encoding cistern family PEP-CTERM protein — translated: MGSACILGGAIASLTAPTAEAFTVSPDGSISIFKNANDPLDAEGFGDVGRWLDINVGGNVEGQDLSGLASTFRMHVSSFISGNGTSQVILDVEGYVGLKAYSPFNIPEPDSNLFESYRVSVFGFQIDPDFSDIDVSGAFDTTVIGKDIKANGGVDIDVCFNDGGSTKNCNGGGGGGIWNGTMETFQITLDFNQEITSFNMSNFGVRYQSIDSAYYGINGGSGTGTGQAAPEPLTILGTAAAVGFGTLLKRKHQQRTAV
- a CDS encoding S-layer homology domain-containing protein, encoding MPTDTNGHWARQCIEYLSRQGIMPTFPDGSFRPSLPMTRSEFATILARAFPASPFIRTYQDNTYADVTDTNWAIMPIRYTYETNFLSGFPVGTFSPQENVIRLHLVLAIASGLNAYFPSQRPETILGRALNDADQIPPYAREMVAAAIEDNLVVSFPSVRQFQPQQVASRGEIAASLCQAQGSLGLVPLNYVVGNPAARPPNSFNRPPLQNLPF